From Candidatus Defluviilinea gracilis, a single genomic window includes:
- a CDS encoding ATPase, with protein sequence MFLAFAVLVGLIPVIPAVIYVIQNGKTSPSQAVSRMITGFNAFNFIVGLMAGGLALVWLASPSSAFAAGAAQEAVVDQYATLAAALSTGLACIGAGIAVGGSGAAAVGATAEKPESFGRALIFVGLSEGIAIYGLIISFLVLP encoded by the coding sequence ATGTTCTTAGCTTTTGCTGTTCTGGTTGGTTTGATCCCGGTCATCCCGGCAGTGATCTACGTGATCCAAAATGGAAAGACCAGCCCTTCGCAGGCGGTTTCCCGCATGATCACCGGATTCAACGCTTTCAATTTCATCGTCGGCTTGATGGCGGGCGGACTCGCCCTCGTCTGGCTGGCTTCCCCTTCGTCGGCTTTCGCGGCTGGCGCGGCGCAGGAAGCCGTGGTTGACCAATACGCGACTCTCGCGGCGGCTCTTTCCACCGGGTTGGCTTGCATCGGCGCAGGCATCGCGGTCGGCGGCTCCGGCGCGGCGGCGGTCGGCGCCACTGCCGAGAAGCCCGAGTCGTTCGGTCGCGCGCTCATCTTCGTGGGTCTCTCTGAAGGTATCGCGATCTACGGTTTGATCATTTCGTTCCTTGTTCTTCCGTAA
- a CDS encoding V-type ATP synthase subunit F encodes MKVLVIGHPDAVLGFSLAGVGGRVASTADEVNQALDDVASAKDVGIVLVTQDVAEMIPARMEHLKLRSTIPLVVEIPSRGGVPEGQASLGDIVLRAIGIKL; translated from the coding sequence ATGAAGGTTCTGGTTATCGGTCATCCTGACGCGGTGCTCGGATTCTCGCTCGCCGGCGTGGGAGGCAGGGTTGCCTCCACAGCCGATGAGGTGAATCAGGCGCTTGACGATGTCGCGTCTGCCAAAGACGTGGGCATTGTCCTCGTCACCCAGGATGTGGCTGAGATGATCCCCGCCCGCATGGAGCACCTCAAACTGCGGAGCACGATCCCGCTGGTGGTGGAGATCCCTTCGCGCGGCGGCGTTCCGGAAGGACAGGCTTCGCTTGGCGACATTGTCCTGCGGGCGATCGGTATCAAGTTATAA
- a CDS encoding NADH-quinone oxidoreductase subunit N, whose product MFSSTMFASILPEILILLLGMLVLIVEPFWKEEKRRNVGWLTAGGLFAAMLVSFLAGQPGEPTSALGGMIRFDWLGFFFKMLFMFAGAATALLMMDHERLGKRGEAYLLLLASLIGMNLMAVSSDLVMLFLAIETASIPLYVLAGFMLGDDKSTEAGFKYLLFGILTTTIMLYGFSLVFGFSGTTDIYRLAEMFRVGAIAPLAAFGILALILVGIGFKVAFVPFQFWAPDVYEGSPTPVAGFLSTASKAAGYAVLLRLFFIAFPEPSLSTSWTTTLAIVAAISMIVGNLLALPQTNIKRLLAYSSIAHTGYTLIGVVALTQLGAASVVFYLAAYILTNLLAFGIAMAFSKVTGLENIQDYAGMSRRSPWLGLMMLTAFLSLTGMPPFGGFVAKVVVFAAGIQAGYVWLVVIGVITSVIGAYYYLNALKFVYLYRMPNQDEENHPIPLSRPYAIALVALTLGVILIGTIFAPWFGWSDAGALNLF is encoded by the coding sequence ATGTTTTCGTCAACCATGTTCGCATCCATCCTCCCTGAAATTTTGATCCTCCTTTTGGGGATGCTTGTCCTCATCGTCGAGCCGTTTTGGAAGGAAGAGAAGCGCCGCAACGTGGGCTGGCTCACCGCCGGCGGATTGTTCGCCGCGATGCTCGTCAGTTTCCTTGCCGGTCAACCTGGCGAGCCGACCTCCGCGCTGGGCGGCATGATCCGCTTTGACTGGCTCGGCTTCTTCTTCAAGATGCTCTTCATGTTTGCCGGCGCGGCAACCGCGCTCTTGATGATGGATCACGAACGCCTCGGCAAACGCGGCGAGGCGTATCTCCTGCTCCTCGCTTCGCTCATCGGGATGAACTTGATGGCGGTCTCGTCGGACCTCGTCATGCTTTTCCTCGCGATCGAGACCGCCTCCATTCCTCTCTACGTGCTGGCTGGATTCATGTTGGGAGACGACAAATCCACCGAAGCCGGGTTCAAATACCTGCTCTTCGGCATTCTCACAACCACCATCATGCTCTACGGGTTCAGCCTCGTCTTCGGCTTCTCCGGCACAACAGACATCTACCGATTGGCGGAAATGTTCCGCGTTGGCGCGATCGCTCCGCTTGCGGCGTTCGGCATCCTGGCATTGATCCTTGTCGGCATCGGCTTCAAGGTCGCATTCGTCCCTTTCCAATTTTGGGCGCCGGATGTGTACGAAGGCTCGCCCACCCCGGTCGCTGGATTTTTATCCACCGCCTCGAAAGCCGCTGGCTATGCGGTTTTGTTGCGCCTGTTCTTCATCGCTTTCCCTGAGCCCAGCCTCTCAACATCATGGACAACAACTCTGGCGATCGTCGCCGCCATTTCCATGATCGTTGGCAACCTGCTTGCGCTGCCGCAAACCAACATCAAGCGCCTGCTGGCGTATTCCTCCATTGCGCACACAGGTTATACATTGATCGGCGTGGTCGCGCTCACGCAGTTGGGCGCGGCGAGCGTGGTGTTTTATCTGGCGGCGTATATCCTCACGAACCTGCTCGCCTTCGGCATTGCAATGGCATTCAGCAAAGTGACCGGTTTGGAAAATATTCAAGACTATGCCGGTATGAGTCGTCGCTCGCCGTGGCTGGGACTCATGATGCTGACCGCCTTCCTCTCGCTTACAGGCATGCCTCCGTTCGGCGGGTTTGTTGCGAAGGTGGTTGTCTTTGCGGCGGGCATTCAAGCCGGTTACGTCTGGCTTGTCGTCATCGGCGTGATCACATCGGTCATCGGCGCGTACTATTATTTGAACGCGCTCAAGTTCGTGTACCTCTACCGAATGCCGAATCAAGATGAAGAGAATCATCCAATCCCGCTTTCGCGCCCATACGCCATCGCGCTTGTGGCGTTGACCCTCGGCGTCATCCTCATCGGGACGATCTTCGCGCCATGGTTCGGCTGGTCCGATGCGGGCGCGTTGAATTTGTTTTGA
- a CDS encoding V-type ATPase subunit yields the protein MASGVTGYAAISTKVRAMYSNLLTPQDISRLSDSPDFPSLISALKNTQYGPYLATLKDNELTPRRAIQQLRRRLADSYSSVAQMSPEQTRSLIKQLFRYFELGNLKAVLRSIQTVSAWNPDIAPWDRVHEVLFPFGSFSSLPAQAMVEAGNVPAAVELLKGTPYESTMSFAMKRFSAEQNLFPLEVALDLDYWRRLWAEAKKLSGQDRESATKIIGALLDMNNLMWAIRYRVYHKLSEEEIINYTLPFGFRVRDEDVRAIAAGGDIAAIVSRAFPAIAEVNTLLENPQTGLPKLEVLLKRQVIRQCTAAFIGNPFHIGLPLAFLILSDLEIQDLVVLIEAKSSEVQDDDFRSVLLKTSLLN from the coding sequence ATGGCGAGCGGCGTTACCGGCTACGCGGCAATTAGCACGAAAGTGCGGGCGATGTATTCCAATTTGCTGACCCCGCAGGATATTTCTCGTTTAAGCGATTCCCCCGATTTTCCCTCTTTAATCAGCGCGCTGAAAAATACCCAATATGGACCTTACCTCGCCACGTTGAAAGATAACGAGTTGACGCCGCGCCGTGCCATCCAGCAATTGAGGCGGCGGCTGGCTGATTCATACTCCAGCGTCGCGCAGATGTCGCCCGAGCAGACTCGTTCTCTGATCAAGCAATTGTTTCGCTATTTCGAGTTGGGTAATTTGAAGGCGGTCTTGCGGAGCATCCAAACGGTGTCGGCGTGGAATCCCGATATTGCGCCGTGGGATCGCGTGCACGAAGTGTTATTCCCGTTCGGCTCATTTTCCAGCCTGCCCGCGCAAGCCATGGTGGAGGCGGGGAATGTTCCCGCCGCGGTGGAATTGCTGAAAGGCACGCCGTATGAATCGACGATGTCCTTCGCCATGAAGCGTTTCTCTGCCGAGCAGAATCTGTTTCCGCTCGAGGTGGCGCTCGACCTGGATTACTGGCGGCGCTTGTGGGCGGAGGCGAAGAAACTCAGCGGGCAAGACCGCGAATCGGCGACCAAGATCATCGGCGCCTTGCTTGATATGAATAATTTGATGTGGGCGATTCGGTATCGCGTGTATCACAAGCTTTCAGAGGAAGAGATCATCAACTATACACTGCCGTTCGGTTTCCGCGTGCGCGATGAAGACGTGCGCGCGATTGCGGCGGGCGGGGATATTGCCGCGATCGTTTCGCGCGCCTTTCCCGCGATCGCGGAGGTGAACACGCTTCTGGAGAACCCTCAAACTGGTTTGCCCAAACTGGAGGTTTTGCTCAAGCGTCAGGTGATTCGACAGTGCACCGCCGCGTTCATCGGCAATCCCTTCCACATCGGGCTTCCGCTTGCGTTCCTCATCCTAAGCGACCTTGAGATCCAGGATTTGGTTGTGCTGATCGAAGCGAAATCCTCCGAAGTGCAAGATGATGATTTCCGTTCCGTGTTATTGAAGACCAGCCTGTTGAATTGA
- a CDS encoding NADH-quinone oxidoreductase subunit M encodes MTFPVLSIITFTPLVAALIILLIPANRKNETRAVALASAAFALVLSLWVYFNYDQTTAGYQFIENYDWLPALGISLHFGVDGISAPLVLLTGVVMFTGVLISWGDDHPHVMAGIQDRPREFFAFLFILAWGVLGVFVSLDLFMLIFFYEIAVFPMYLLIVIWGWNVTREYAAMKLTLYLLIGSVVSLVGALAMYMAQYQNTGVLTFNMITMESAGFSSSFQIVWFLPVFLGFAVLGGIWPFHNWSPDGHVAAPTAVSMFHAGVLMKLGAFAALRVGIMLLPEGAQYWQWLIMAFAAIAVVYGAYIAFVQMDFKYMVGFSSVSHMGLVMLGFSTLNADGLLGSGLQMFSHGAMTALFFAVVGMIYDRAHTRQIPELGGMSKAMPFATVGFIIGGLVSMGMPLFSGFIAEFPIFMGVWQVHWLVAVVCSISIVITAAYIMRNIRQVFFGTMPEKLEGHIADITVLDKVAIATLCIFMIVIGVYPKFMAPMVQTGVDYVLRLLGGS; translated from the coding sequence ATGACCTTCCCCGTCCTAAGTATCATCACCTTCACCCCTCTTGTTGCGGCGCTGATCATCCTGTTGATTCCCGCCAACCGCAAGAATGAAACGCGCGCGGTTGCGTTGGCTTCGGCGGCGTTCGCGCTTGTTCTGTCCTTGTGGGTCTACTTCAACTACGACCAAACAACCGCAGGGTATCAATTCATCGAAAACTATGACTGGCTTCCCGCCCTGGGCATCAGCCTGCACTTCGGCGTGGACGGAATCAGCGCGCCGCTGGTCCTGCTGACCGGCGTGGTCATGTTCACCGGCGTGCTGATCTCATGGGGCGACGATCACCCGCATGTGATGGCTGGCATTCAAGACCGCCCGCGCGAATTCTTCGCCTTCCTGTTCATCCTGGCGTGGGGCGTGCTCGGCGTGTTCGTCTCGCTCGACCTCTTCATGCTGATCTTCTTCTATGAGATCGCCGTCTTCCCGATGTACCTGCTCATCGTCATCTGGGGCTGGAACGTCACGCGCGAATATGCCGCGATGAAGTTAACGTTATATTTGTTGATCGGCTCGGTTGTATCCCTGGTCGGCGCGCTGGCAATGTACATGGCGCAATATCAAAATACCGGCGTGTTGACCTTCAACATGATAACAATGGAAAGCGCGGGCTTCTCCTCCTCGTTCCAGATCGTTTGGTTCCTCCCGGTGTTTCTCGGCTTCGCAGTGTTGGGCGGCATTTGGCCCTTCCACAACTGGTCGCCGGACGGGCACGTTGCCGCGCCGACCGCCGTTTCGATGTTCCATGCCGGCGTGTTGATGAAACTCGGCGCCTTCGCCGCGTTGCGCGTGGGCATCATGTTACTGCCCGAAGGCGCGCAATACTGGCAATGGCTCATCATGGCGTTTGCCGCCATCGCGGTCGTCTACGGGGCATACATCGCCTTCGTGCAAATGGACTTCAAATACATGGTCGGCTTTTCATCCGTTTCGCACATGGGACTCGTGATGCTCGGATTCTCCACGCTCAACGCCGACGGTCTGCTTGGTTCGGGTTTGCAAATGTTTTCGCACGGGGCGATGACCGCGCTCTTCTTCGCCGTCGTCGGCATGATCTACGACCGGGCGCACACGCGCCAAATTCCCGAGTTGGGAGGCATGAGCAAAGCGATGCCGTTCGCCACAGTCGGGTTCATCATTGGCGGTTTGGTTTCGATGGGTATGCCGCTGTTCTCAGGTTTCATTGCCGAATTCCCGATATTCATGGGCGTCTGGCAGGTGCATTGGCTTGTGGCTGTGGTTTGCAGTATCTCCATCGTCATCACTGCCGCCTACATCATGCGCAATATCCGTCAAGTCTTCTTCGGGACTATGCCGGAGAAACTCGAAGGTCACATCGCAGACATTACCGTGTTAGACAAAGTTGCCATTGCAACGTTGTGTATTTTCATGATCGTGATCGGCGTCTATCCAAAATTCATGGCTCCAATGGTGCAGACCGGCGTTGATTATGTCCTGCGCCTGCTGGGAGGTTCGTAA
- a CDS encoding V-type ATP synthase subunit A: MANEVGTITWISGPVVRARGSRHVGMLELVEVGEDRLVGEVIGLKGDQMTVQVYEETAGMQTGAPIYGTGLPLSVELGPGLMQSIYDGVQRPLPLIEQAVGSFINRGARFDPISREKKWKYTPKANVGDEVKGGSILGVAMETDSFEHRVMVHPDDKGTLTWVASAGEYTVTDTIAKIKIGKEEKSVTMLQRWPVRRPRPFVQRRGANIPLITGQRILDTFFPVAKGGAAGIPGPFGSGKTVTQHSIAKWADAEVIVYIGCGERGNEMTEVLQEFPHLVDPRSGRPLMERTVLIANTSNMPVAAREASIYTGITIAEYYRDMGYHVALMADSTSRWAEALREVSGRLEEMPAEEGYPAYLAGRLAEFYERAGYVENLNGSQGSVSVVGAVSPPGGDFSEPVTQHTKRFIRCFWALDKSLASARHFPAINWLDSYSEYIEDVGNWWREKTGKDWLGMRTKAMELLSEEARLSQIVKLVGPDALPYAERMVLETSRLIREGILQQNATDSVDAYSSVEKQIRLLELVLYFHERGMAIVKRGAPINLIHDLPVVDTIIRAKSSVTNEEINKLDDIQKMIDQQMGQLDAEYR; encoded by the coding sequence ATGGCAAATGAAGTAGGAACAATTACCTGGATCAGCGGACCCGTTGTCCGCGCCCGAGGCTCCCGCCACGTCGGCATGTTGGAGTTGGTAGAGGTGGGCGAGGATCGACTCGTGGGCGAGGTCATCGGTCTGAAAGGCGACCAGATGACCGTGCAAGTCTACGAAGAGACCGCCGGTATGCAAACCGGCGCGCCGATCTACGGCACGGGCTTGCCGCTCTCGGTGGAACTCGGACCCGGCTTGATGCAATCCATTTACGACGGCGTACAACGACCTTTGCCGCTCATCGAGCAGGCAGTGGGTTCGTTCATCAACCGCGGCGCGCGCTTCGACCCGATCAGCCGCGAGAAAAAATGGAAATACACGCCGAAGGCAAACGTCGGCGATGAAGTGAAAGGCGGCTCGATCCTCGGCGTCGCCATGGAAACCGACAGCTTCGAACATCGCGTGATGGTCCACCCCGACGATAAAGGCACCCTCACCTGGGTTGCCTCCGCCGGTGAATATACCGTCACTGATACGATTGCGAAGATCAAGATCGGCAAAGAAGAAAAATCGGTCACGATGTTACAGCGTTGGCCCGTTCGACGCCCGCGACCGTTCGTGCAGCGACGCGGCGCGAACATCCCGTTAATCACTGGGCAGCGTATCCTCGACACGTTCTTCCCTGTCGCAAAGGGCGGCGCGGCTGGCATCCCCGGTCCGTTCGGCTCGGGCAAAACAGTGACTCAGCACAGCATCGCCAAATGGGCGGATGCGGAAGTGATCGTCTACATCGGATGCGGCGAGCGCGGTAACGAGATGACCGAGGTGTTGCAGGAGTTCCCGCATCTTGTGGACCCTCGCTCTGGTCGCCCGTTGATGGAGCGCACCGTCCTCATTGCGAACACCTCCAACATGCCGGTTGCGGCGCGTGAAGCCAGCATTTACACCGGCATCACCATCGCGGAATACTATCGCGACATGGGTTACCACGTCGCGCTCATGGCAGATTCAACCTCCCGTTGGGCTGAGGCGTTGCGCGAAGTTTCCGGTCGTCTCGAAGAAATGCCCGCCGAAGAAGGGTATCCCGCTTACCTCGCCGGTCGCCTCGCGGAATTTTACGAGCGCGCCGGTTATGTCGAAAATTTGAACGGCTCTCAAGGTTCGGTCTCCGTGGTAGGCGCAGTCTCGCCTCCGGGCGGCGACTTCTCCGAGCCGGTCACACAACACACCAAGCGCTTTATCCGCTGTTTCTGGGCGCTGGATAAATCGCTGGCGTCGGCTCGTCACTTCCCCGCCATCAACTGGCTCGACTCCTACAGCGAATACATCGAAGACGTTGGCAATTGGTGGCGCGAAAAGACCGGCAAAGACTGGCTTGGAATGCGCACCAAAGCCATGGAGTTGTTGAGCGAAGAAGCGCGCCTGTCGCAGATCGTCAAACTCGTGGGTCCCGATGCGTTGCCGTACGCGGAACGCATGGTGCTGGAGACGTCCCGCCTCATCCGCGAAGGCATCTTGCAACAGAACGCCACAGATAGCGTGGACGCGTACTCGTCTGTGGAAAAACAGATTCGCCTGCTCGAGTTGGTGTTGTACTTCCACGAGCGCGGCATGGCGATCGTCAAGCGCGGCGCGCCGATCAATCTCATCCACGACCTTCCCGTTGTGGATACCATCATCCGCGCCAAGTCCTCGGTCACCAACGAAGAGATCAACAAGTTGGACGATATCCAAAAGATGATTGACCAGCAAATGGGTCAATTAGATGCGGAGTATAGATAA
- a CDS encoding NADH-quinone oxidoreductase subunit M: MDFISTHFLSLILFLPALAAVFMLFLPSGENKLFRWFALVASLIPFLLSVSIWFQFKASAPGFQFQEQYEWYEALGSTLHLGVDGLSLTMVLLTTLLTPLAILASFNITEKVKAYMMLFLFLETGMLGVFMSLDLLVFFVFWEVGLIPMYFLINQWGSANRNYASMKFLIYTMGGSLGLLLAIQLLGVLFGTYDLLALTQRWTSLQPDSTLLGMSVSQVKAIAFWAFAIAFAIKVPIWPFHTWLPDAHTEAPTAGSMILAGVLLKLGAYGFLRLILPLYPVEARYFAGALAFLATAAIVFGALASFAQTDFKRLVAYSSVNHMGFVVLGIAAAGLASGTPDATIALNGAILQMFNHGLSAAGMFFLVGVIYERTHTRNLEEYGGLFALVPVYGGILVFTSMASLGLPGLNGFISEFLVVRGSWHILTAYTVVSMLGLFFTGAYILKALKKVLHGPLNEHWSHGEHKLTEINTREILVMAPLMLLMLWIGVYPAWILDVINKAVMMLF, translated from the coding sequence ATGGATTTCATCTCAACCCACTTTCTCTCGCTTATCCTCTTCCTGCCCGCGCTGGCGGCGGTGTTCATGCTGTTCCTACCGAGCGGCGAAAATAAATTATTCCGCTGGTTTGCGTTGGTCGCCAGTCTGATCCCGTTTCTGTTGTCAGTCTCAATTTGGTTCCAATTCAAAGCCTCCGCGCCGGGCTTCCAATTTCAGGAACAATACGAATGGTACGAAGCGCTCGGCTCCACCCTCCACCTCGGCGTGGATGGTCTCTCGCTCACGATGGTCTTGCTCACCACGCTTCTCACGCCGCTCGCCATCCTCGCCTCGTTCAACATCACTGAAAAAGTGAAAGCCTACATGATGCTCTTCCTCTTTTTAGAGACCGGCATGTTGGGCGTCTTCATGTCGCTGGATTTGCTCGTCTTCTTCGTCTTCTGGGAAGTGGGACTCATCCCCATGTACTTCCTCATCAACCAGTGGGGGAGCGCGAACCGCAACTACGCCTCGATGAAATTCCTGATCTACACCATGGGCGGATCGCTCGGACTCCTGCTCGCGATTCAACTCCTCGGCGTTCTGTTCGGGACGTACGACCTGCTCGCCCTCACCCAGCGTTGGACCTCCCTTCAACCTGATTCGACCCTGCTCGGCATGAGCGTGTCGCAAGTAAAGGCTATCGCCTTCTGGGCGTTTGCGATTGCCTTCGCCATCAAGGTCCCGATCTGGCCCTTCCACACCTGGCTCCCCGACGCGCACACCGAAGCCCCGACGGCAGGTTCGATGATCCTCGCCGGAGTCCTGCTCAAGCTCGGCGCGTATGGATTCTTGCGACTCATCCTCCCGCTCTATCCCGTCGAAGCGCGATATTTCGCCGGGGCGCTGGCTTTCCTTGCCACCGCCGCGATCGTCTTCGGCGCCTTGGCGTCCTTCGCCCAAACTGACTTCAAGCGGCTGGTCGCGTACTCGTCCGTGAATCACATGGGGTTTGTGGTGCTCGGAATTGCCGCGGCAGGCCTCGCGTCCGGAACGCCCGACGCGACGATCGCGTTGAACGGCGCCATCTTGCAAATGTTCAATCATGGATTGTCCGCCGCCGGCATGTTCTTCCTCGTCGGCGTCATCTACGAACGGACTCACACGCGCAACCTCGAAGAGTACGGCGGATTGTTCGCGCTCGTCCCGGTCTACGGCGGCATCTTGGTCTTCACCAGCATGGCGTCGCTCGGTTTGCCCGGACTCAACGGCTTCATTTCCGAATTTCTCGTCGTGCGCGGATCGTGGCACATCCTCACAGCGTACACGGTCGTCTCGATGCTGGGATTGTTTTTCACGGGCGCGTACATTCTGAAAGCGCTCAAAAAAGTTTTGCACGGACCCTTGAACGAACATTGGTCGCATGGCGAGCATAAACTAACCGAGATCAACACGCGCGAGATTTTGGTCATGGCTCCGCTCATGCTTTTGATGTTATGGATCGGCGTCTACCCCGCGTGGATCCTAGACGTGATCAACAAAGCGGTTATGATGCTTTTCTAA